The following proteins are co-located in the Candidatus Dormiibacterota bacterium genome:
- the rplM gene encoding 50S ribosomal protein L13 — protein MRTYQQTTAETRHDWYIVDAAGQRLGTLAVHIARALSGRHKPTWTPHIDDGDHVVVVNAAQVELGGRKWDDKVYRRHSGYPGGLHTRTAREIHAKHPQRLIEMAVRGMLATNKLRGEQLRRLRVYAGTEHPHEAQQPRPLAEVPTH, from the coding sequence GTGCGAACCTACCAGCAGACGACGGCAGAGACGCGCCACGATTGGTATATCGTGGACGCGGCGGGGCAGCGCCTCGGGACCCTCGCCGTCCATATCGCCCGCGCCCTCTCGGGCAGGCACAAACCGACGTGGACGCCGCACATCGATGACGGCGATCACGTCGTCGTGGTCAATGCTGCGCAGGTGGAGCTCGGCGGTAGGAAATGGGACGACAAAGTCTATCGCCGGCACAGCGGCTACCCGGGCGGTCTGCACACGCGCACCGCGCGCGAGATTCACGCCAAGCACCCGCAGCGCCTGATCGAGATGGCCGTCCGCGGCATGCTGGCGACGAATAAACTACGCGGGGAGCAGCTGCGGCGTCTGCGCGTCTACGCCGGTACCGAACATCCGCACGAGGCGCAACAGCCTCGCCCGCTCGCTGAGGTCCCCACGCATTGA